One segment of Pseudoalteromonas rubra DNA contains the following:
- a CDS encoding peptidase domain-containing ABC transporter, with protein sequence MHVEDESPVQQLQFWSRKSLPVILQSEAAECGLASLAMVAAYHGYHSDLTSLRQKFSISIEGATLLDIMHFAEKLEMSSRPLRIELEDLDALQTPCILHWDMNHFVVLKKANEKRIVIHDPASGEKTYTMAEASKHFTGVALELTPTKSFEKKEKKPSLQFSDFWSRITGLKRSLTLIFLLSILLQIFTLAAPYYIQLVIDDVVLTGDTNLLTVLATGFFLVLVFEIATNALRGFTLLHFGNQMNIQLGANLFHHLVRLPISYFEKRHMGDVVSRFGSLQQVKQILTTGVIEAIIDGLMAIITLAMIFFYSPTLSAVVLAAVVAYAIVRIAMYRPFRNISEQEIMARAEENSNFMETVRGIQTIKLFGSEVKREGQWQNRYANAINQSIRLGNFQIGYDAINRALFGIENILVVYLAAHLVLDGGFSTGMLFAFMSYKRQFMDKTANLIEKLIEFKMVGLHFDRIADIALTDKEILQPDQVKQHQVKGQIELRNISFSYSDATPNVLNDLNLTIEAGESVAITGPSGCGKSTLLKIMLGLNLPKSGEILIDGVPMEQIGARQYRQQIAAVMQDDELLSGSVADNIAFFDTPIDMERVVYCAQLAAIHDDISQMPMNYDSLIGDMGSSLSGGQKQRIILARALYKQPKILFMDEATSHLDTNLESDINEAVSRLDITRVIIAHRKETIASADREVRLKKPDIPDPYAQEEESVCE encoded by the coding sequence ATGCACGTTGAAGACGAATCACCGGTACAGCAGTTACAGTTCTGGTCAAGGAAGTCACTGCCTGTCATTTTGCAATCTGAGGCCGCCGAATGTGGCCTTGCCAGTCTCGCTATGGTGGCCGCGTATCATGGCTATCACAGCGACCTCACCTCACTGAGGCAAAAGTTCAGTATTTCCATCGAGGGCGCAACCTTGCTGGATATTATGCATTTTGCTGAAAAGTTAGAAATGAGTTCGCGTCCGCTGCGTATAGAACTCGAAGATCTTGATGCACTGCAAACACCCTGTATCCTGCACTGGGATATGAATCACTTTGTGGTGCTGAAAAAGGCCAACGAAAAACGCATCGTGATCCATGACCCGGCGTCGGGCGAGAAAACGTATACTATGGCGGAGGCGTCCAAGCATTTTACCGGCGTGGCACTTGAATTGACTCCGACCAAGAGTTTTGAAAAGAAAGAAAAGAAACCGAGTTTGCAGTTTTCGGATTTCTGGAGCCGCATCACCGGCCTGAAACGGTCACTGACGCTGATCTTTTTATTGTCTATTTTACTGCAAATTTTCACCCTCGCTGCCCCATATTATATTCAGCTAGTGATCGATGATGTGGTGTTAACCGGGGATACGAACTTATTAACTGTCTTGGCCACCGGTTTTTTCCTGGTGCTGGTATTTGAAATCGCCACCAATGCGCTGCGGGGTTTTACCTTGCTGCACTTTGGTAACCAGATGAATATTCAGCTCGGTGCAAACCTCTTCCATCATTTGGTGCGGCTGCCGATTTCGTATTTTGAAAAACGCCATATGGGTGACGTAGTGTCCCGTTTTGGCTCCTTGCAGCAGGTGAAGCAAATCCTCACCACTGGGGTGATTGAAGCCATAATTGACGGGCTGATGGCCATCATCACACTGGCCATGATCTTCTTTTACAGCCCCACTTTGTCGGCTGTGGTCTTAGCAGCGGTGGTGGCCTATGCCATTGTGCGCATTGCCATGTACCGACCGTTTCGCAATATCAGTGAGCAAGAGATCATGGCGCGTGCGGAAGAAAACTCCAATTTCATGGAAACCGTGCGGGGCATTCAGACGATCAAACTGTTTGGCTCAGAAGTAAAACGCGAAGGCCAGTGGCAAAACCGCTATGCCAATGCCATTAACCAGAGCATTCGTCTGGGTAACTTTCAGATTGGCTACGACGCCATCAACCGGGCGCTGTTTGGAATTGAGAACATACTGGTGGTGTATCTGGCGGCGCACTTAGTGCTGGATGGCGGTTTCAGTACCGGGATGTTGTTTGCGTTTATGTCGTATAAGCGCCAGTTTATGGACAAAACAGCGAACCTGATTGAGAAACTCATTGAATTTAAAATGGTCGGGCTGCACTTTGACCGTATTGCTGATATCGCATTGACCGACAAGGAGATCCTCCAACCTGATCAAGTCAAACAGCATCAGGTAAAGGGTCAGATAGAGTTACGTAATATCAGCTTTTCTTATTCCGATGCGACCCCGAATGTGCTGAACGATCTTAACCTGACCATCGAAGCGGGTGAGTCCGTGGCGATCACCGGCCCTTCTGGTTGTGGTAAATCGACCTTGCTGAAAATTATGCTGGGCCTGAATCTGCCAAAAAGTGGTGAGATACTGATTGACGGTGTGCCTATGGAACAGATCGGTGCGCGTCAGTATCGTCAGCAAATTGCGGCGGTGATGCAGGACGATGAACTTCTGTCTGGCTCTGTGGCGGATAACATCGCCTTTTTTGATACACCGATCGATATGGAACGGGTTGTATATTGTGCCCAACTTGCCGCGATCCATGATGATATCAGCCAGATGCCAATGAACTACGACAGTCTGATTGGAGACATGGGGTCAAGCCTGTCAGGGGGTCAGAAGCAGCGTATTATTCTGGCGCGTGCCTTGTATAAACAGCCCAAAATTCTGTTTATGGACGAAGCAACCAGTCACCTGGATACTAACCTGGAGTCAGACATCAATGAAGCGGTGTCGCGCCTGGATATCACCCGGGTGATTATTGCGCATCGTAAAGAAACCATTGCGTCAGCTGATCGGGAAGTCAGGCTGAAGAAGCCAGACATACCGGATCCCTATGCACAGGAGGAAGAATCTGTGTGTGAATAA
- a CDS encoding sensor histidine kinase — MAKTSLERIVLMILGCWGTLLTLACVTIVWLTTSQAVLSIAMALPFSILFGYLAMAQYNRLLGFYIGINGHLDALINGDHRRRVRQRFQNGVGLDIQDKLAELSKEIHLAHTRYDQSKLIIYDLLEELDLPMLILNDKSQLIRANGAFSNFSGYAWQLQKKKLADRFGLHQVEGVWEFVDADINRRWQIRHSKLYHDGTALELLIFIDQQSTIRKTQAEAWQKLIRVIKHEVGNSLTPIQSLSLSLIDNEALTPEGEKILHIIHNRAVGLLSFINAYVHCSKRPEPNYQITSIESIYQRVKLLFPEGKLELHCDPIEFVSDPDLLEQTLINLIKNAFEASEPGQSVVLNCFTKFNQVFIEVIDRGCGIQNLDNIQTPFYSTKENGQGLGLELCRSLVESQQGELHVKNRKNEKGAIARIVLPLNRPSTVMNLSS; from the coding sequence ATGGCTAAAACGTCTTTGGAACGCATCGTCTTAATGATACTAGGCTGCTGGGGGACCCTGCTTACGCTCGCCTGCGTGACTATTGTCTGGCTAACGACCTCTCAGGCGGTACTAAGTATCGCTATGGCGTTGCCTTTTAGTATCTTATTTGGTTATCTAGCGATGGCTCAGTACAATCGATTACTGGGGTTTTATATCGGCATTAATGGGCACCTGGACGCACTCATTAATGGTGATCATCGTCGTCGGGTAAGGCAACGATTTCAAAATGGCGTCGGGCTTGATATTCAAGACAAGCTGGCTGAACTCAGCAAAGAGATTCATTTAGCGCATACTCGCTACGATCAGAGCAAGCTGATCATTTACGATTTGCTGGAAGAGCTGGACCTGCCAATGCTCATACTCAATGACAAGAGCCAGCTAATTAGAGCAAATGGCGCATTTTCTAATTTTTCTGGTTATGCATGGCAGTTACAGAAAAAGAAACTCGCGGACCGTTTTGGCTTGCACCAAGTCGAGGGTGTATGGGAATTCGTCGATGCGGATATCAACCGACGCTGGCAGATCCGACATAGCAAGCTTTATCATGATGGTACGGCTCTCGAACTATTAATCTTTATTGATCAACAATCTACCATCAGAAAGACACAAGCTGAAGCATGGCAAAAACTGATCCGTGTGATTAAACATGAGGTTGGTAACTCTCTCACACCAATTCAATCGTTGAGCCTATCTCTTATCGACAATGAGGCGCTAACGCCAGAAGGTGAGAAGATCCTACATATCATTCACAATAGAGCGGTTGGGTTATTGTCATTTATAAATGCATATGTTCATTGTAGTAAAAGGCCTGAACCGAACTATCAGATAACCAGCATTGAAAGCATATATCAACGAGTTAAGTTACTTTTTCCTGAGGGTAAGCTGGAGCTGCACTGTGATCCGATAGAATTTGTGTCAGATCCTGACTTGCTCGAACAAACGCTTATCAACCTAATCAAAAATGCATTTGAAGCAAGTGAGCCGGGTCAGTCAGTGGTGCTAAATTGTTTTACGAAATTTAACCAGGTATTTATTGAAGTGATAGATAGAGGGTGTGGTATTCAAAACCTCGACAATATCCAAACACCATTTTACAGTACAAAAGAAAATGGCCAGGGACTGGGCTTAGAGCTATGTCGCTCATTGGTGGAAAGTCAGCAAGGAGAGCTACATGTCAAAAATCGAAAGAATGAAAAAGGTGCTATTGCAAGGATCGTATTACCTTTGAACCGTCCAAGCACAGTCATGAACCTCTCCAGTTAG
- the glmU gene encoding bifunctional UDP-N-acetylglucosamine diphosphorylase/glucosamine-1-phosphate N-acetyltransferase GlmU codes for MALTTVILAAGKGTRMRSKLPKVLHPVAGRPMVQHVIDNAIALGASTTNLVYGHGAQQLKQALSHNEVNWVHQAEQLGTGHAVAVAKEHIADDDTVLILYGDVPLTRLSTLQRLLEVTPAKGLAVLTVNLDNPMGYGRMLRENGKLVGIVEQKDATPEQLAIQEINTGIMAANGELLKKWLGQLSQNNAQGEYYLTDIVAMAHQDGVEITSAQPDDAMEVEGANNRVQLAGLERAYQSGQAETLMLNGASLADPNRIDVRGEVKTGQDVQIDVNVVFEGQVELGDDVVIGPNCVLKNCQIGNGVVIKANTLIEDAKVGDSCTLGPFARLRPGAVMETDSHIGNFVEMKKSRLGKGSKANHLTYLGDAEIGEKVNIGAGTITCNYDGVNKSKTLIGDGAFIGSNSSLVAPVEIGKTATVGAGSVITAKVADEELAVARSKQRNIGNWQRPVKKS; via the coding sequence ATGGCACTGACAACAGTAATATTAGCCGCGGGCAAAGGTACTCGCATGCGTTCAAAGTTACCCAAAGTACTTCATCCTGTCGCAGGCCGGCCGATGGTACAACACGTAATTGATAATGCGATTGCGTTGGGCGCGAGTACGACTAATCTGGTGTATGGTCATGGTGCGCAGCAGTTAAAACAGGCGTTGAGCCACAATGAGGTAAACTGGGTACATCAGGCTGAGCAACTGGGTACTGGCCATGCGGTTGCGGTGGCAAAAGAACATATTGCTGACGATGACACTGTGCTGATTTTATATGGAGACGTACCGCTAACACGCCTGTCTACATTACAACGCCTACTTGAAGTGACGCCAGCAAAGGGATTAGCTGTGTTGACGGTGAACCTTGATAATCCAATGGGTTATGGCCGTATGTTGCGTGAAAATGGTAAGTTGGTTGGGATCGTTGAGCAAAAAGATGCGACACCAGAGCAACTTGCAATTCAGGAGATCAACACCGGTATTATGGCTGCCAATGGTGAATTACTGAAAAAGTGGCTGGGTCAGTTGTCACAGAACAATGCCCAAGGCGAATATTACCTGACTGATATCGTGGCGATGGCGCATCAGGATGGCGTTGAGATTACCTCTGCACAACCTGATGATGCGATGGAAGTGGAAGGGGCGAATAACCGTGTGCAGCTTGCCGGACTAGAGCGTGCGTATCAGAGTGGGCAAGCTGAAACCCTGATGTTAAATGGTGCCAGCCTGGCAGATCCAAACCGTATTGATGTGCGTGGTGAGGTGAAAACTGGTCAGGACGTTCAGATTGATGTGAATGTTGTTTTTGAAGGACAGGTTGAACTCGGTGATGATGTCGTTATCGGACCCAACTGTGTGCTAAAAAACTGTCAGATCGGTAATGGTGTTGTCATTAAAGCGAACACGTTGATCGAAGATGCAAAGGTTGGCGACTCGTGTACTTTAGGGCCATTTGCGCGACTACGTCCGGGCGCCGTGATGGAAACGGATTCGCACATTGGCAACTTTGTTGAGATGAAAAAATCGCGTCTTGGTAAAGGTTCCAAAGCAAACCACTTAACCTATCTGGGCGATGCAGAGATTGGAGAAAAAGTGAATATCGGTGCCGGTACCATCACTTGTAACTATGATGGGGTAAATAAGTCAAAGACCCTCATTGGTGACGGTGCATTTATTGGCTCAAATTCTTCGCTGGTCGCACCGGTTGAGATTGGCAAGACAGCAACAGTCGGCGCAGGCTCGGTGATCACCGCAAAAGTCGCCGATGAGGAACTAGCGGTAGCCAGAAGCAAGCAGCGTAATATTGGTAACTGGCAAAGACCGGTTAAAAAAAGCTGA
- a CDS encoding winged helix-turn-helix domain-containing protein, whose product MSIKKINDVTFFDLRNVQKNHIESGPFESGVYEVNDIIVDFSTNQLTDPYGRKTRLEPLIMELLAFMIKNTGSYLSCNDLMQHVWSGKIVSDNTIRVAMKKLRDAMGDNPKLPKFIKTTPSKGYILIAQVSKKEFNHNNILPISNKLIMSRVGKLFSNFFIR is encoded by the coding sequence ATGTCAATAAAAAAAATAAATGATGTAACTTTCTTCGATTTAAGAAACGTACAAAAAAACCATATCGAAAGTGGCCCATTCGAAAGCGGAGTTTATGAAGTCAATGATATTATAGTTGACTTTAGCACCAACCAATTAACAGATCCTTACGGCAGGAAAACCAGACTCGAGCCTTTGATTATGGAATTACTGGCTTTTATGATAAAAAATACAGGTTCTTATCTTAGCTGCAATGATCTCATGCAGCATGTTTGGTCAGGTAAGATTGTTTCAGATAATACAATCAGAGTGGCAATGAAAAAACTTAGGGATGCAATGGGCGATAATCCAAAACTGCCTAAGTTTATAAAAACAACACCGAGTAAAGGCTATATACTAATTGCTCAGGTATCCAAAAAAGAGTTTAATCATAACAACATACTGCCAATTTCAAATAAACTGATAATGTCTAGAGTTGGCAAGCTTTTTTCAAACTTTTTCATTAGATAA
- a CDS encoding sigma-54-dependent transcriptional regulator: protein MPSTPPHILVLDDKLDICLSLEYILSKKGFRVSYAQTIEQGLLEDRNGNPDLVLMDMNYTSDTTSGSDGLALLKKLRERNPDRAIVVMTAWSNTELIVQSMKLGAADFIEKPWQNQRLFQILEQQIKLQNLEKSKQGLAQQLAEQSSTEILWHSPAMKKVMQQVERVSETDASVLILGENGTGKSSLAKYIYNLSPRRDKNLVSVNMGAIPDDLFESEMFGHIKGAFTDAKSDRIGRFSIAHEGTLLLDEIANMSMMQQSKLLRVLESGEYEAVGSSTTQHANVRLICATNAELRTLIEEKIFREDLYYRINTFEVTMPPLRERREDISLLATHFVNLHSKKYNRPAPKIKPSAVSALEGYRWSGNVRELSHVMERAVLLCSSETIDREVLNITPVPSQASNHPLTTLAEAESSLIIKSLEKTDGCTAEAAKILGLSTSALYRRMEKYQIKYG, encoded by the coding sequence ATGCCGTCTACTCCTCCTCATATTTTAGTACTGGATGATAAACTAGATATTTGCCTTTCACTTGAATATATTTTGAGCAAAAAAGGTTTTCGAGTCAGCTATGCGCAGACGATAGAGCAGGGCTTGCTCGAAGATCGTAATGGTAATCCCGACCTGGTGTTAATGGACATGAATTATACGTCTGACACAACTTCAGGTAGTGACGGCCTGGCGTTGCTCAAAAAGTTACGTGAGCGTAACCCTGACCGGGCTATTGTCGTGATGACCGCGTGGTCGAATACAGAATTAATTGTTCAGTCAATGAAACTTGGAGCGGCAGATTTTATTGAAAAGCCTTGGCAAAACCAGCGCCTTTTTCAAATTTTAGAGCAACAAATAAAACTACAAAACTTGGAAAAGTCAAAACAAGGTTTAGCTCAGCAGCTTGCCGAGCAGTCTAGTACAGAAATACTTTGGCACTCCCCTGCAATGAAAAAAGTGATGCAGCAAGTAGAGCGGGTCAGCGAAACGGATGCCTCTGTACTCATCCTGGGTGAGAATGGGACTGGGAAAAGCTCTCTGGCAAAGTACATATATAACCTGTCACCCAGGCGTGATAAAAACCTGGTGTCTGTCAATATGGGTGCGATCCCGGATGACTTATTTGAGAGCGAAATGTTTGGGCATATTAAAGGTGCGTTTACAGATGCGAAATCAGATCGCATAGGTCGATTCTCAATTGCACATGAAGGGACCTTATTGCTTGATGAAATTGCAAATATGTCAATGATGCAGCAAAGTAAGTTGCTACGTGTGCTGGAAAGCGGGGAGTATGAGGCGGTAGGAAGCAGCACCACGCAGCATGCAAATGTGCGTCTTATATGCGCAACCAACGCCGAGTTGAGAACCCTCATCGAAGAGAAAATATTTCGTGAAGATTTGTATTATCGTATTAATACATTTGAAGTAACGATGCCGCCGCTCAGAGAACGACGAGAAGATATCAGTTTATTGGCGACACACTTTGTAAACTTGCATAGTAAAAAATATAACCGACCGGCACCTAAAATTAAACCTAGTGCTGTCAGTGCCTTGGAAGGCTATCGTTGGTCGGGCAACGTTCGAGAGCTGAGTCATGTGATGGAACGTGCCGTATTGCTTTGTTCGTCGGAGACCATTGACAGAGAAGTGCTGAATATAACGCCTGTGCCAAGTCAGGCTTCGAACCATCCGTTGACAACTTTGGCGGAAGCTGAATCTTCGCTAATTATCAAATCGCTAGAAAAAACGGATGGTTGTACGGCTGAAGCGGCTAAAATTTTGGGGCTAAGTACCAGTGCTCTGTATCGCAGAATGGAAAAGTATCAAATAAAATATGGCTAA
- a CDS encoding HlyD family secretion protein, with amino-acid sequence MFKTLALLILIVVVISIIFLASGSYARKERVSGVIEPNTGVLKLVAPQTGIIAEVLVSEGDHVEADQPLLRVASAKHSTQSLELNQALLNQYNFQLRNLQQQIMQQKRQQALELTELRQQKATAEARLKELDSQASTFEKRLQLNQQMVRQISTLKGTGYISELELQRQKDTLLSLQQQASSIQSERLTLASQIQQYDTDLEKLPLQHNERLSQLESQQADLQIQLSSVEQQRLGELRAPKAGVVTGLLGKVGKSVNAGQNLLSILPQGSQMQAIIYVPTSSFGFINLGQETKLRYHAFPYEKFGIYNGTVEQVSNSVILPDETSTPGVIQQPAYRVVVALEAQQITAYGKETPLRAGMMLDADIIVEERSLLRWLFDPVFSIKGQL; translated from the coding sequence GTGTTCAAGACACTGGCTTTACTTATCCTGATCGTCGTTGTTATTAGCATCATCTTTCTTGCCAGTGGCAGTTATGCGCGCAAAGAGCGGGTCTCTGGAGTCATCGAGCCCAATACCGGCGTACTTAAGCTGGTTGCCCCACAAACCGGCATTATTGCTGAAGTACTGGTGTCTGAAGGGGATCATGTGGAAGCGGATCAACCCTTATTACGGGTTGCGTCAGCGAAGCACAGCACTCAGTCACTGGAGCTTAATCAGGCGCTGCTCAATCAATATAATTTTCAGTTGCGCAACTTGCAGCAGCAGATCATGCAGCAAAAACGTCAACAAGCGCTTGAACTGACTGAGCTCAGGCAACAAAAAGCCACTGCAGAAGCGCGTTTGAAAGAACTGGATAGCCAGGCGAGTACGTTCGAAAAGCGACTCCAGTTGAATCAGCAGATGGTGCGCCAGATCAGCACGCTCAAAGGCACCGGTTATATTTCTGAACTGGAATTACAGCGACAAAAAGACACTTTGTTGTCATTACAACAGCAGGCATCCAGCATTCAGTCGGAGCGGCTGACATTGGCATCGCAAATCCAGCAATACGATACTGATTTGGAAAAACTGCCATTGCAGCATAATGAGCGTCTCAGCCAGCTGGAATCCCAACAGGCAGATCTGCAGATCCAGTTATCATCCGTTGAACAGCAACGCCTTGGAGAGCTGCGAGCACCGAAAGCCGGAGTGGTCACAGGCTTGCTGGGTAAGGTGGGTAAGAGTGTCAATGCAGGGCAAAACCTGCTGAGTATTTTGCCGCAAGGCAGCCAGATGCAGGCGATCATTTATGTGCCGACATCGTCATTTGGATTTATCAACCTCGGTCAGGAAACCAAACTGCGTTACCACGCCTTTCCATATGAGAAGTTTGGCATTTATAACGGCACCGTTGAGCAAGTCAGTAACAGTGTGATCCTGCCAGATGAAACCAGCACACCGGGTGTGATACAGCAACCCGCCTACCGGGTTGTGGTGGCGCTGGAAGCGCAGCAGATCACCGCTTATGGCAAGGAGACGCCGCTGCGGGCCGGGATGATGCTCGATGCTGATATCATTGTCGAAGAACGCTCTTTATTGCGTTGGTTATTTGATCCCGTGTTTAGTATTAAAGGACAGCTGTAG
- a CDS encoding lanthionine synthetase C family protein, producing MAEQFSLSTQQRDTINTLLAIITDKVSTSVRDANLPHGLLSGLAGQLLFLYKAYEYDASLVDEALFTEKLEALQEGLDQQSFELSNGLAGQAWLLEYLNQADPENYDPELLEEVDELFRESLDHQPWQGEIEMVLGLSGFAPYASRRAKQSDQTALYDVIVSGLESTATRFDNGHITWSQPQESVYRFNKDEPTEPEYNLGLAHGVPGIIAALLPAVQIPALKERVTNLLLGACDWLLEQQSTDCTSHSCFGSSAGGEHHSRLGWCYGDLTIAMTLARVGQQLDRPSYVERALEIGLHAAGRDEQSGHITDAGLCHGFYGMAVIYQILNQLMPHPRFVQAMQYWVDYSLRQYTERGVESLYSYNGLDKAYNEDFGFLMGYAGIGLALTTLFDDDTGWVDCLLMA from the coding sequence ATGGCTGAGCAATTTTCACTGTCGACGCAGCAGCGCGACACCATCAACACCCTTCTTGCAATTATCACAGACAAAGTCAGTACCAGCGTACGAGATGCCAATTTACCTCATGGCTTGCTGAGTGGGTTAGCTGGTCAATTGCTGTTTTTATATAAAGCCTATGAGTACGATGCAAGCCTGGTCGACGAAGCACTGTTTACTGAGAAGCTGGAAGCGCTCCAGGAAGGGTTGGATCAGCAGAGTTTTGAGTTGAGTAATGGTCTGGCGGGGCAAGCCTGGCTGCTGGAATACTTGAATCAGGCCGATCCAGAAAATTACGATCCAGAGCTACTGGAAGAAGTCGACGAACTATTTCGTGAATCACTGGATCATCAACCTTGGCAGGGTGAAATTGAAATGGTACTCGGACTGTCCGGGTTTGCTCCCTATGCCTCCCGTCGTGCTAAGCAGTCTGATCAAACGGCCCTGTATGATGTGATTGTCAGCGGGTTAGAAAGCACAGCCACCCGGTTTGATAATGGCCATATTACCTGGTCACAACCACAAGAGTCAGTGTATCGCTTTAATAAAGATGAGCCCACCGAGCCAGAATATAACCTCGGCCTGGCACATGGTGTGCCTGGGATCATCGCGGCGCTGTTGCCCGCGGTGCAGATCCCGGCGTTAAAAGAGCGAGTGACAAACCTGTTGCTGGGCGCCTGTGATTGGCTGTTAGAGCAGCAAAGTACAGACTGTACCTCGCATTCGTGTTTTGGCTCCAGCGCAGGGGGCGAGCATCATTCACGCCTGGGTTGGTGTTATGGTGACCTGACCATTGCCATGACACTGGCGCGGGTTGGCCAGCAGCTGGATCGCCCGAGCTATGTTGAGCGAGCTCTCGAAATCGGCTTACATGCTGCCGGGCGCGATGAGCAGTCCGGTCATATTACCGACGCCGGCCTTTGTCATGGTTTTTATGGTATGGCGGTGATTTACCAGATCCTGAATCAACTCATGCCGCACCCACGTTTCGTTCAGGCAATGCAATACTGGGTTGATTATTCTCTTAGGCAATACACCGAGCGGGGTGTCGAATCTCTGTATTCGTACAACGGCTTAGATAAAGCATACAACGAAGATTTTGGTTTTCTGATGGGGTATGCCGGCATAGGCCTGGCTTTAACCACTTTGTTTGATGACGACACAGGTTGGGTTGATTGTTTGTTAATGGCATAG